The Thalassotalea sp. HSM 43 genome window below encodes:
- the edd gene encoding phosphogluconate dehydratase gives MVKPQIQAVTDRIIERSKQSRAQYLEKLNNAKSDKVHRSVLSCGNLAHGFAACSKQDKNTLTGLNHSDIAIVSAYNDMLSAHQPYETYPAVIKKAVSETGGVAQFAGGVPAMCDGVTQGQPGMDLSLMSRDVIAMSSAVGLSHNMFDGTLMLGICDKIVPGLMIAAMTFGHLPTVFVPAGPMPSGLPNKEKARVRQQFAKGEVGKDKLLEAESASYHSPGTCTFYGTANSNQLVVEVMGLHLPGASFVPPNDNLREELTKAAARQVTRLTQQSGNYMPVGEMIDEKSIVNAIVALLATGGSTNLTMHIIAFAKAAGILVNWDDFADLSDAVPLLTRIYPNGFADINQFQEAGGMALLFRELIDGNLVHQDVQTICGPGLEKYTQVPVMQNGELVWIDGPTTSGDAEVIATTEQPFKADGGLRLVQGNLGRAVLKTSALRPGTEIVKAPAVVFEDQHDLEKAFKAGDLDKDFVAVVRFQGPKGRGMPELHKLTPPLGVLQDKGYHVALLTDGRMSGASGKVPAAIHLVPEALDGGLIAKVETGDMILVDGVTGELTLLVDEQELAKRENAKFTAQNEHSGVGREIFGFMRKNLSSAETGACSLFTEGD, from the coding sequence ATGGTAAAACCACAAATTCAAGCGGTAACCGACCGTATCATCGAGCGCAGTAAACAATCTCGTGCGCAATACTTAGAAAAGCTAAACAATGCAAAATCTGACAAAGTGCATCGTTCGGTTCTGTCCTGCGGTAACTTAGCGCACGGCTTTGCGGCATGTTCTAAGCAAGATAAAAACACACTGACAGGCTTAAACCACAGCGATATCGCCATCGTGTCGGCATATAACGATATGTTATCTGCGCACCAACCATACGAGACTTATCCTGCAGTCATTAAAAAAGCCGTTAGCGAAACGGGCGGTGTGGCGCAATTTGCTGGTGGTGTACCGGCTATGTGTGACGGGGTTACCCAAGGTCAACCAGGTATGGATTTGAGCTTGATGAGCCGTGACGTTATTGCTATGTCGAGTGCCGTTGGTCTTTCGCATAACATGTTTGACGGCACCTTGATGCTCGGTATCTGTGACAAAATCGTCCCGGGCTTAATGATTGCGGCAATGACGTTTGGTCATCTACCAACGGTATTTGTTCCAGCAGGTCCAATGCCATCGGGTCTGCCAAATAAAGAAAAAGCTCGAGTTCGTCAACAATTCGCCAAAGGTGAAGTAGGTAAAGACAAATTGCTTGAAGCAGAATCTGCCTCTTATCACAGCCCTGGTACATGTACGTTCTACGGTACGGCGAATTCTAACCAGTTGGTTGTTGAAGTGATGGGGTTACATTTGCCAGGCGCATCATTTGTGCCACCAAATGATAACCTGCGTGAAGAGTTGACTAAAGCTGCGGCGCGTCAAGTAACTCGTTTAACGCAACAATCGGGCAACTACATGCCGGTTGGTGAAATGATTGATGAGAAATCGATTGTCAATGCTATCGTTGCGTTATTGGCAACCGGTGGTTCAACCAACTTAACAATGCATATCATCGCCTTTGCTAAAGCCGCTGGTATTCTGGTTAATTGGGATGACTTTGCTGACTTATCTGATGCGGTACCGCTGCTAACGCGTATTTACCCTAACGGTTTCGCTGACATAAATCAGTTCCAAGAAGCTGGTGGTATGGCGTTACTGTTTAGAGAGCTTATCGATGGCAACTTGGTACACCAAGACGTGCAAACCATATGTGGTCCTGGTCTTGAGAAGTACACGCAAGTACCGGTAATGCAAAATGGTGAACTTGTTTGGATTGATGGCCCAACGACTTCTGGAGATGCAGAAGTTATTGCCACTACTGAGCAACCATTTAAAGCCGATGGTGGTTTACGACTGGTACAAGGTAACTTGGGTCGCGCCGTATTAAAAACATCGGCGCTACGTCCTGGTACCGAGATAGTTAAAGCCCCAGCGGTTGTTTTTGAAGATCAACATGATCTTGAAAAAGCATTTAAAGCGGGTGATTTAGATAAAGACTTCGTTGCCGTGGTACGTTTCCAAGGACCTAAAGGTCGCGGTATGCCTGAATTACATAAGCTAACGCCACCGCTTGGTGTTCTACAAGATAAAGGATATCACGTAGCCTTGCTTACCGATGGCCGTATGTCGGGTGCATCAGGTAAAGTGCCTGCGGCAATTCATTTAGTGCCAGAAGCGCTAGATGGTGGCTTGATTGCGAAAGTTGAAACTGGCGACATGATCTTGGTTGATGGTGTTACCGGCGAGCTAACCTTGTTGGTTGATGAACAAGAGTTGGCGAAGCGTGAAAACGCTAAGTTCACCGCACAAAATGAACACTCTGGTGTTGGTCGTGAAATCTTCGGTTTTATGCGTAAAAACTTAAGCAGCGCAGAAACTGGCGCCTGTTCTTTGTTTACAGAAGGTGATTAA
- a CDS encoding MurR/RpiR family transcriptional regulator, translating to MNILEKITNEFDSFSKSERKVAEVILANPAQVIHASIASLAKQANISEPTVNRFCRRLDTKGYPDFKLHLAQSLANGTPYVNRHVDENDTAEDYTNKIFESTLANLEMARKNLDPLVINRSVDVLTQANKISFFGLGASAIVAHDAQNKFFRFNVPVVYFDDVLMQRMSSINSRQGDVVVVISHTGRTKPLVEVAGMARENDAIVIGITDEHSPLAKECNIVLSPTVAEDTDLYMPMSSRIAQLTLIDILATGFTLRRGSKFRDNLKKVKDSLRSSRFERNDK from the coding sequence ATGAACATTTTAGAAAAAATAACCAACGAGTTTGACTCATTTAGTAAATCTGAACGTAAAGTCGCAGAAGTAATTTTAGCAAATCCTGCCCAGGTTATACATGCAAGTATTGCGTCTTTGGCAAAACAAGCAAATATCAGCGAGCCAACGGTTAACCGTTTTTGTCGCCGCTTGGACACCAAAGGCTACCCAGACTTTAAATTACACCTAGCACAATCATTGGCTAATGGTACCCCGTATGTGAATCGCCATGTCGACGAAAACGATACCGCTGAGGATTATACTAACAAAATCTTTGAATCAACCCTAGCCAACCTTGAGATGGCAAGAAAGAACCTTGATCCTCTGGTGATCAATCGTTCTGTTGACGTGCTTACTCAAGCGAATAAAATTTCTTTCTTCGGCTTAGGCGCATCAGCAATCGTCGCCCATGACGCACAAAATAAATTTTTCCGTTTCAACGTTCCCGTCGTCTACTTCGATGATGTATTAATGCAACGTATGAGTTCCATAAATTCACGTCAAGGTGACGTGGTTGTAGTGATATCACATACCGGCCGAACCAAGCCTTTAGTTGAAGTTGCCGGTATGGCTCGTGAAAATGATGCTATTGTTATTGGTATAACCGATGAACACAGCCCGTTAGCGAAGGAATGTAACATCGTTTTATCCCCTACGGTTGCTGAAGATACGGATTTATATATGCCGATGTCATCACGCATCGCACAGCTTACGCTAATCGATATTCTAGCCACAGGTTTCACATTACGACGTGGTTCTAAATTTAGAGATAACTTGAAAAAAGTTAAAGACAGTCTTCGCAGCTCGCGTTTTGAGCGAAACGACAAATAG
- a CDS encoding glucokinase: protein MSAAIINVVADIGGTNLRVGVVTESGDVKDLTLYQCGEHPSLQAVLELYFNAHDIDSAKVNACLAIACPVDQDLIKMTNLPWQFSKSQLKNNLNLNRLYLINDYTAIAWAVPKLSDDQKVKIGGGEAVDKKPIAICGPGTGLGVANVIWGNDQWVSVGGEGGHADFAAVDETEIEILRFLQNKYPRVSYEQLLSGLGIEQIYQALCHIKGVSPEDYQAKDISARALDASCDICQQALSQFCKTLGSFAGNLALTTAAFGGTYIAGGIVPRFIEFFRSSEFRERFEAKNRFREFNAGIPTYVITESQPGILGASAYLIQQNNNEAL, encoded by the coding sequence ATGTCGGCAGCAATCATTAACGTCGTCGCCGATATTGGCGGAACAAACTTACGAGTTGGTGTCGTAACCGAATCTGGTGATGTCAAAGACTTAACCTTGTATCAGTGTGGTGAGCACCCAAGTTTGCAAGCTGTATTAGAGCTGTATTTCAATGCACATGACATTGACAGCGCAAAAGTGAACGCTTGTTTGGCCATCGCTTGTCCCGTTGACCAAGACTTGATCAAAATGACAAATTTGCCTTGGCAATTTTCTAAGTCACAATTGAAAAACAACTTAAATCTAAATCGTTTGTATTTGATCAATGACTATACGGCGATTGCCTGGGCGGTACCAAAATTAAGTGACGATCAAAAAGTAAAAATCGGGGGTGGTGAAGCGGTCGATAAAAAGCCAATCGCAATTTGCGGCCCTGGCACTGGGCTCGGTGTTGCTAACGTTATTTGGGGCAATGACCAATGGGTTAGTGTGGGCGGCGAAGGTGGTCATGCTGATTTTGCGGCTGTTGATGAGACTGAAATTGAAATCTTACGCTTTCTACAAAACAAATACCCACGGGTATCGTATGAGCAATTGTTAAGTGGTTTGGGTATTGAACAAATTTATCAAGCGCTATGCCATATCAAAGGTGTATCGCCAGAAGATTATCAAGCAAAAGATATTTCAGCCCGAGCGTTAGACGCAAGTTGTGATATTTGTCAGCAAGCACTGTCTCAGTTTTGTAAAACGTTAGGTAGTTTTGCTGGTAATTTGGCGTTAACCACTGCGGCATTTGGCGGAACTTATATTGCTGGTGGCATCGTGCCACGGTTTATCGAATTTTTCCGTAGCAGTGAATTTAGAGAGCGCTTTGAAGCAAAAAATCGTTTTCGAGAATTTAACGCAGGCATACCAACTTACGTGATCACCGAATCTCAGCCTGGCATTTTAGGCGCGAGCGCATACTTAATTCAGCAAAACAATAATGAGGCCCTATGA
- a CDS encoding bifunctional 4-hydroxy-2-oxoglutarate aldolase/2-dehydro-3-deoxy-phosphogluconate aldolase, with protein sequence MTVTTNWQTQPQEIFAMGPIVPVLVIENIEDAVPIANALIAGGINVLEVTLRTDNALQVISEIASKIPSAMVGAGTVTNPETFQQVVDAGAKFAISPGLTKELLEAAKASTVPLIPGIASISELMTGIDCGYDHFKFFPAEAIGGAKAIKSISGPFPNITFCPTGGINQDNMGNYLSLKNVACIGGSWLVPDDAVANKDWHRITEITKAAVEASKQFV encoded by the coding sequence ATGACTGTAACGACTAATTGGCAAACTCAGCCACAAGAAATCTTTGCCATGGGACCCATTGTTCCAGTGTTGGTTATTGAAAACATTGAAGACGCAGTACCTATTGCCAACGCATTGATTGCCGGTGGCATCAACGTTTTGGAAGTGACCCTGCGAACCGATAACGCTTTGCAGGTTATCTCAGAAATCGCCAGTAAAATACCGAGTGCGATGGTTGGCGCGGGCACCGTGACTAACCCTGAGACCTTTCAACAAGTTGTTGATGCTGGTGCAAAGTTTGCGATAAGCCCAGGTTTAACGAAAGAATTGTTAGAAGCGGCAAAAGCATCTACCGTGCCATTAATCCCAGGTATCGCATCGATTTCAGAGTTGATGACGGGTATCGATTGCGGTTATGATCACTTCAAATTCTTCCCTGCAGAAGCGATTGGTGGAGCTAAGGCGATCAAATCTATTTCTGGACCGTTTCCTAATATTACGTTTTGCCCAACAGGTGGCATTAATCAAGACAATATGGGCAATTACTTAAGCCTGAAAAATGTTGCTTGTATTGGTGGTTCTTGGTTGGTGCCAGACGATGCGGTAGCGAATAAAGATTGGCATCGTATTACCGAAATTACTAAAGCGGCTGTTGAAGCATCGAAGCAATTTGTTTAA
- the pgl gene encoding 6-phosphogluconolactonase translates to MINKHVYNSRSELDQSFADRVAEQLADGIAKNGKASIAFSGGSTPKGFFAALSNKDIAWDKVTVTLADDRWVDTEHKDSNDKLLRENLLQNKAQAATLFSLVEQGDFSEAVLDKKNAELVNVLPLDVVVLGMGEDGHTASIFPCSAQVEQGLATDVAPGLMKTEPTTAPYQRITFNFPALINAKHLYLHVVGESKQTVLDQALSSQNALEMPIRAFLQHSQKTVEILWAE, encoded by the coding sequence ATGATTAATAAACATGTTTATAACTCGCGCAGTGAACTGGATCAGAGCTTTGCCGATCGTGTTGCTGAACAATTAGCCGACGGCATTGCCAAAAACGGCAAAGCCAGTATTGCCTTTTCAGGTGGCAGTACGCCAAAGGGCTTCTTTGCGGCGCTCTCTAATAAAGACATCGCGTGGGATAAAGTAACGGTGACGCTCGCTGACGATCGTTGGGTCGACACCGAGCATAAAGATTCAAACGACAAGTTATTGCGCGAGAATTTACTACAAAATAAAGCGCAAGCAGCGACGTTATTTTCCTTGGTTGAACAGGGCGATTTTAGCGAAGCAGTATTGGACAAAAAGAATGCAGAGCTTGTTAATGTGCTTCCCCTTGATGTGGTTGTACTTGGTATGGGAGAAGACGGTCATACGGCATCAATATTCCCTTGCTCTGCACAAGTTGAACAAGGCTTAGCAACCGATGTAGCGCCTGGGTTGATGAAAACAGAACCAACCACTGCGCCGTATCAAAGAATAACCTTTAATTTCCCGGCATTGATTAATGCCAAGCACTTGTATCTGCACGTTGTTGGTGAAAGCAAACAGACGGTATTGGATCAAGCGCTATCTTCACAGAACGCATTAGAAATGCCGATACGCGCATTTTTACAGCATTCTCAAAAAACAGTTGAGATCCTTTGGGCGGAATAA
- a CDS encoding arylsulfatase: MSFSKQVSKLAVGFGLLAMSSVAMATTDTSRPNILAIWGDDIGMDNLSAYSMGQAGHMTPNIDRIAKEGAIFTDYYGENSCTAGRAAFITGQHPMRTGLTKVGLPGAKEGMRERDATIAAMLKPMGYMTGQFGKNHFGDQDEHLPTNHGFDEFFGNLYHLNAEEEPENVDYDKFMSAAQKKRFSPRGVIHSYADGKIEDTGPLTKKRMETVDEEFLAATMKFIDKAHAQKKPFFVWFNATRMHVWTHLKPESVGLSKRGGLYGDGLVEHDGHVGQLLDKLDDLGIADNTIVMYSTDNGAEKLTWPDGGTVRYRGEKNTTWEGGFRVPAMVRWPAKIPAGQIVNEMASHNDWAPTLLAAAGNANIKEELKQGKELIGRNYRNHLDGYNLLPALIEGKNTVADNNPDWPRKNFVYVTDGGQVAGIRVHDWKFLFLEQKCHGMDVWTCPFIERRAPLIVNLRQDPYESAPHDSGLYTKWWAEHMYMMAPAATEVIQFLQTFEEYPPTQVPGDWTFNTVVEKMQIWQNASYK, from the coding sequence ATGTCGTTTAGTAAACAAGTAAGCAAGTTGGCGGTCGGATTTGGCTTATTGGCCATGTCCAGCGTTGCCATGGCAACCACGGACACCAGTCGTCCGAACATCCTCGCTATTTGGGGAGATGATATCGGAATGGACAACCTCAGTGCCTACAGTATGGGGCAAGCAGGGCATATGACGCCAAATATCGATAGAATCGCCAAAGAAGGCGCTATTTTTACTGATTACTATGGCGAAAATTCCTGTACGGCAGGCCGAGCAGCCTTTATAACCGGCCAACACCCTATGCGCACAGGCTTAACAAAAGTTGGTTTGCCTGGGGCGAAAGAGGGCATGCGCGAGCGTGATGCTACCATTGCAGCGATGTTAAAACCTATGGGCTATATGACCGGTCAATTTGGTAAAAATCACTTTGGTGATCAAGATGAGCATTTGCCGACCAATCATGGTTTTGATGAGTTCTTTGGTAATTTGTATCACCTAAATGCCGAAGAAGAGCCTGAAAATGTTGATTATGACAAGTTTATGTCAGCGGCTCAGAAAAAGCGTTTCTCGCCTCGAGGTGTTATTCATTCCTATGCAGACGGTAAGATTGAAGATACTGGCCCGTTAACCAAAAAACGCATGGAAACAGTAGATGAAGAGTTTCTAGCGGCAACGATGAAGTTTATTGATAAAGCGCATGCACAAAAGAAACCATTTTTTGTTTGGTTTAACGCTACACGTATGCACGTTTGGACACACTTAAAACCAGAATCTGTTGGTTTATCAAAGCGCGGTGGCCTATACGGTGACGGTTTGGTCGAGCATGATGGTCATGTAGGTCAATTACTGGATAAATTAGATGACTTAGGCATTGCTGACAATACTATCGTTATGTACTCAACCGATAATGGTGCGGAAAAACTAACTTGGCCTGATGGCGGTACAGTACGTTATCGTGGCGAGAAAAACACCACATGGGAAGGCGGTTTTAGGGTGCCCGCTATGGTTCGTTGGCCGGCTAAAATTCCAGCAGGACAAATAGTAAATGAAATGGCATCTCATAATGATTGGGCACCAACTCTATTAGCAGCGGCGGGTAACGCCAACATTAAAGAAGAGTTAAAACAGGGCAAAGAACTTATTGGTCGTAATTATCGCAATCACTTAGATGGTTATAATTTACTACCGGCATTAATCGAAGGTAAGAATACGGTTGCCGACAATAACCCTGACTGGCCACGTAAGAACTTTGTTTACGTTACCGATGGCGGTCAAGTTGCCGGTATTCGTGTCCACGATTGGAAGTTCTTATTCCTTGAACAAAAATGCCATGGTATGGATGTTTGGACCTGTCCGTTTATTGAGCGTCGTGCACCATTGATTGTGAATTTACGCCAAGACCCATATGAAAGTGCACCACATGATTCAGGCTTATATACCAAGTGGTGGGCTGAGCACATGTACATGATGGCTCCAGCAGCAACGGAAGTGATTCAATTCTTACAAACGTTCGAAGAATATCCACCGACGCAGGTACCAGGTGATTGGACCTTTAATACCGTGGTTGAAAAGATGCAAATTTGGCAAAACGCGTCATATAAGTAA
- the zwf gene encoding glucose-6-phosphate dehydrogenase, with protein sequence MTQSNVMSAEQIVLFGAAGDLSKRKLFAALYHLYKEGLLVDNVNIIGVARLDMNDAGFQDFVKENLNTFIGDQLDAEVVDKFITHFSYAKLDFADTNGYKELANVIRDNKYVLYYLATPPSIYGLIADGLEAQGLNNEYARVVMEKPIGHDLDSSKVINDLVSRHFEEPQIYRIDHYLGKETVLNLISLRFANSLFSTNWDHNCIDHVQITVAESVGIEGRWGFYDNTGQMRDMVQNHLLQILSLLAMEPPTDLSSESIRDEKLKVIKALRKIDRSNVHEKTVRGQYTKGHLNGVPKPGYLEEEGANVNSKTESFVAIKAEIDNWRWAGVPFYLRTGKRMPCKHSEVVIYFKHQPHNIFGSSFGQLPPNKLTIRLQPDEGVELTVMNKVPGITNEMEIREAKLDLSFSDFNDESRVVDAYERLVLSAINGNSGLFIRRDEVEASWQWVDSIMDAWNSSNDAPKGYAAGSWGPVSSIALIARDDRNWDE encoded by the coding sequence ATGACGCAATCTAACGTGATGTCTGCAGAGCAAATCGTATTGTTCGGTGCTGCAGGTGACCTGTCAAAACGCAAATTATTCGCTGCTCTTTATCATTTATATAAAGAAGGGCTATTAGTTGATAACGTAAACATCATCGGTGTTGCTCGTTTAGATATGAACGATGCAGGCTTCCAAGATTTTGTAAAAGAAAACTTGAACACCTTTATTGGTGATCAGCTAGACGCTGAAGTGGTAGATAAATTTATTACCCACTTTAGTTATGCAAAACTCGATTTTGCAGATACCAATGGCTACAAAGAACTTGCTAACGTAATCCGCGACAATAAATACGTTCTGTATTATTTAGCAACACCACCAAGTATTTACGGTCTTATTGCGGATGGACTCGAAGCACAGGGTCTGAACAATGAGTACGCTCGAGTGGTTATGGAAAAACCAATTGGCCATGATCTTGACTCATCTAAAGTGATCAATGATTTGGTTAGTCGTCACTTTGAAGAGCCACAAATTTATCGTATCGACCATTACCTGGGTAAAGAAACCGTTCTTAACCTTATATCACTTCGTTTTGCGAATTCATTATTCAGTACGAACTGGGATCATAACTGTATCGATCACGTGCAGATCACTGTCGCAGAAAGTGTGGGTATCGAAGGCCGTTGGGGGTTTTATGATAATACCGGGCAGATGCGAGATATGGTGCAAAACCATCTATTACAAATCCTAAGCTTGTTAGCGATGGAGCCACCAACAGATTTATCTTCTGAAAGTATTCGTGATGAAAAACTAAAAGTCATTAAAGCGTTGCGCAAGATTGATCGCAGTAATGTTCATGAAAAAACGGTACGTGGTCAGTACACCAAAGGTCATTTAAATGGCGTACCTAAACCGGGCTATCTTGAAGAAGAGGGTGCCAACGTAAACAGTAAGACAGAATCTTTTGTTGCGATCAAAGCAGAAATTGATAACTGGCGATGGGCTGGTGTGCCGTTTTACCTGCGCACTGGTAAACGCATGCCGTGTAAACACTCTGAAGTTGTTATCTACTTCAAACACCAACCTCATAATATCTTTGGTAGCAGTTTTGGCCAATTACCGCCGAATAAATTAACCATTCGTTTGCAACCAGATGAAGGTGTTGAATTGACGGTAATGAATAAAGTACCGGGAATTACCAATGAAATGGAAATTCGCGAAGCCAAACTTGATTTAAGCTTTTCTGATTTTAATGACGAAAGTCGTGTTGTTGATGCTTATGAAAGACTTGTGTTAAGTGCCATTAATGGTAACTCAGGCTTATTCATTCGTCGTGACGAAGTCGAAGCATCATGGCAGTGGGTAGACAGTATTATGGATGCATGGAATTCGTCTAACGATGCACCAAAAGGCTATGCAGCAGGTTCATGGGGACCGGTATCGTCTATTGCTTTAATTGCCCGTGACGACAGAAACTGGGATGAATAA
- the pyk gene encoding pyruvate kinase codes for MPRRTKIVATLGPATDDINVLTDVIKAGVNVVRLNFSHGTPEDHIQRATNVRKVAKELGVYVAILGDLQGPKIRVSTFKDGPITLAIGDKFTLDAELPKGEGDQHAVGIDYKELPNDVRSGDVLLLDDGRVQLKVDSIDGNKVHTIVTVGGPLSNNKGINRQGGGLSAAALTDKDKEDIKLAAKLETDFLAVSFPRDAADMREARLLAQEANCDARLVSKIERAEAVNDNDVLDEIIKASDVVMVARGDLGVEIGDPELIGKQKHIIARSRQLNRVVITATQMMETMITQPMPTRAEVMDVANAVLDGTDAVMLSAETAAGKYPVETVKAMSQVCIGAEKQRSVNISKHRLDLMFNDISETIPLTAMYAANHLKGVKALIALTESGMTSKIMSRITSGLPIFSLSRHHNTLSKSAIYRGVYPVEFDSTQSTEESLMKNVIKAIRAAGVIELNEGDQVIMTHGDLMETVGATNTIKILTV; via the coding sequence ATGCCCAGAAGAACCAAAATTGTTGCTACCTTAGGGCCAGCAACGGACGATATTAATGTATTAACAGACGTTATCAAAGCAGGTGTAAATGTCGTACGCCTTAATTTCTCACACGGTACCCCAGAAGATCATATACAACGCGCAACAAATGTGCGCAAAGTTGCCAAAGAACTTGGCGTATATGTCGCCATTTTAGGTGACTTACAAGGTCCTAAGATTCGTGTATCAACCTTTAAGGATGGCCCTATTACCTTGGCAATTGGTGATAAGTTCACACTTGATGCGGAACTACCAAAAGGTGAAGGTGATCAACACGCTGTTGGTATCGATTATAAAGAATTACCAAATGACGTACGTTCTGGCGATGTTCTTTTGCTTGATGATGGCCGCGTACAACTAAAAGTTGACTCCATCGATGGCAATAAAGTTCATACCATAGTGACTGTTGGTGGTCCTTTATCCAACAACAAAGGTATTAACCGTCAAGGTGGTGGCCTTTCAGCAGCGGCATTAACAGACAAAGATAAAGAAGACATTAAATTAGCTGCGAAACTAGAAACCGATTTCTTAGCGGTATCATTTCCACGTGACGCAGCGGATATGCGTGAAGCACGCTTGCTTGCACAAGAAGCAAATTGTGATGCCCGTCTTGTATCGAAAATTGAACGTGCAGAAGCCGTTAACGACAACGATGTACTCGATGAAATTATCAAAGCATCGGATGTCGTCATGGTCGCTCGTGGTGACTTAGGTGTTGAAATTGGCGATCCAGAGTTAATTGGTAAGCAAAAACACATCATCGCTCGCTCACGTCAATTAAACCGTGTCGTTATAACGGCAACGCAAATGATGGAAACAATGATCACCCAGCCTATGCCGACTCGTGCAGAGGTTATGGATGTTGCTAACGCAGTACTCGATGGTACTGATGCGGTTATGTTAAGTGCTGAAACTGCAGCGGGTAAATACCCGGTAGAAACCGTAAAAGCGATGTCACAGGTGTGTATTGGCGCTGAAAAACAACGCTCGGTAAATATCTCGAAACACAGACTTGATCTTATGTTTAATGATATTTCGGAAACGATTCCTTTAACGGCTATGTATGCGGCGAATCATCTAAAAGGTGTAAAAGCGCTGATAGCCCTTACTGAATCAGGAATGACATCTAAGATTATGTCGCGTATAACCTCTGGTTTACCGATATTTTCATTGTCACGTCATCATAATACGTTATCGAAATCAGCCATCTATCGTGGCGTATATCCGGTAGAATTTGATTCAACCCAATCCACCGAAGAATCGTTAATGAAAAATGTCATTAAAGCGATACGAGCAGCCGGTGTTATTGAGTTAAATGAAGGCGATCAAGTAATTATGACCCACGGTGATTTAATGGAAACCGTTGGTGCAACCAACACCATAAAAATCCTGACCGTATAG
- a CDS encoding LysR family transcriptional regulator gives MDNIRRVDLNLLGILSVLLKEQNLTRAAENLGMTQSAVSHALKRLRALYNDPLFERKSGKMKPTAKAQALGPRIEYIINEIKTTLPTPSSPNPADFNTHFRINIQIIGHTLITNKLIERVSKQAPNVTITLTTANAKNTDMMLKNRELDIVIQPFKMADVGCHSKTIYADNIVVVARKDHPRLSQLDAITLEDYLAESHAVMLPMEDNIYPLAALTDDFSGNRKVRYQSENMQDVLRIVAVTDYLCVVPEFILASATNRQDYLFFRPPFGQQRTYDIYMCWYWGTEHFHDHRWLRQMIVDISSEQQHTLD, from the coding sequence ATGGACAATATACGCCGTGTTGATTTAAATCTTTTAGGCATTCTTTCGGTTTTGTTAAAGGAACAAAACCTTACACGTGCTGCAGAAAACCTAGGCATGACACAGTCAGCCGTTTCCCATGCACTAAAACGTTTACGTGCGCTATACAATGATCCTTTGTTTGAACGTAAGTCTGGAAAAATGAAACCGACGGCAAAAGCGCAAGCATTAGGCCCTAGAATTGAATATATAATTAATGAAATAAAAACCACCTTACCGACCCCATCGTCGCCTAACCCTGCCGACTTTAACACCCACTTTCGCATTAACATTCAAATTATTGGTCATACGCTAATTACCAACAAACTGATTGAACGCGTGTCAAAACAGGCGCCAAACGTAACCATTACCCTTACCACGGCAAACGCCAAGAATACCGACATGATGCTTAAAAACAGAGAGCTGGATATCGTCATTCAGCCGTTTAAGATGGCAGATGTCGGTTGTCATTCAAAAACAATTTATGCTGATAACATTGTCGTTGTGGCAAGAAAGGATCACCCAAGATTAAGTCAACTCGATGCCATTACCCTAGAAGACTACTTAGCCGAGTCGCACGCGGTTATGCTACCGATGGAAGATAATATCTACCCTTTGGCAGCTCTGACCGATGATTTTAGTGGTAACCGAAAGGTTCGCTACCAAAGTGAGAATATGCAGGACGTATTGCGCATTGTCGCCGTCACCGATTATCTTTGCGTCGTTCCTGAGTTTATATTAGCGAGTGCAACCAATCGCCAGGACTATCTATTTTTTAGACCGCCATTTGGACAACAGCGCACTTATGACATTTATATGTGTTGGTATTGGGGAACCGAGCATTTCCATGATCATCGCTGGCTACGACAAATGATTGTTGATATTAGCTCTGAGCAGCAACATACCTTGGACTAA